One Rhinopithecus roxellana isolate Shanxi Qingling chromosome 7, ASM756505v1, whole genome shotgun sequence DNA segment encodes these proteins:
- the DMRTC1 gene encoding doublesex- and mab-3-related transcription factor C1 isoform X1, with protein MAAPPKAPIRVRNLTIRAGVLTGKENNMLQPETHIFTASEEGSSQGALLLGQAPESLSLPCTPVTLEQQLVSPSGDPHRAPALPSICSTLVLQPCATLDPLLLQPQVPKISDQALVSAHSEWQRKLEAAEALLTLRNSAQVPPDSMSLHQPCNPPAPAGDKGFQPPSPSLRPRPASSISLPIGHLGCISLLS; from the exons ATGGCTGCCCCTCCCAAAGCTCCCATCCGTGTCAGGAATTTGACCATCAGAGCAGGAGTCCTCA CTGGGAAGGAGAACAACATGCTGCAGCCCGAGACCCACATCTTCACAGCCTCTGAGGAG GGGAGCTCCCAAGGCGCTCTGCTGCTTGGCCAGGCCCCAGAATCTTTGTCTCTGCCTTGTACTCCAGTGACCTTGGAGCAGCAACTGGTTTCTCCTTCTGGAGATCCCCACAgggcccctgccctgcccagcat ATGCTCAACTCTGGTCCTCCAGCCCTGTGCCACCCTTGACCCTCTTCTACTGCAGCCACAG GTCCCCAAAATCTCTGACCAGGCTTTGGTTTCTGCCCACTCAGAGTGGCAGCGGAAACTGGAGGCCGCTGAGGCTCTGCTGACTCTGAGAAACTCTGCCCAGGTCCCTCCTGACTCCATGTCCCTGCACCAGCCTTGCAACCCACCAG CTCCTGCTGGAGATAAAGGATTCCAGCCTCCCAGCCCCTCTCTCCGCCCCAGGCCAGCCAGCTCCATCTCGCTGCCTATTGGACATCTGGGATGCATCTCCCTCTTGAGCTAG
- the DMRTC1 gene encoding doublesex- and mab-3-related transcription factor C1 isoform X2, with product MAAPPKAPIRVRNLTIRAGVLTGKENNMLQPETHIFTASEEVPKISDQALVSAHSEWQRKLEAAEALLTLRNSAQVPPDSMSLHQPCNPPAPAGDKGFQPPSPSLRPRPASSISLPIGHLGCISLLS from the exons ATGGCTGCCCCTCCCAAAGCTCCCATCCGTGTCAGGAATTTGACCATCAGAGCAGGAGTCCTCA CTGGGAAGGAGAACAACATGCTGCAGCCCGAGACCCACATCTTCACAGCCTCTGAGGAG GTCCCCAAAATCTCTGACCAGGCTTTGGTTTCTGCCCACTCAGAGTGGCAGCGGAAACTGGAGGCCGCTGAGGCTCTGCTGACTCTGAGAAACTCTGCCCAGGTCCCTCCTGACTCCATGTCCCTGCACCAGCCTTGCAACCCACCAG CTCCTGCTGGAGATAAAGGATTCCAGCCTCCCAGCCCCTCTCTCCGCCCCAGGCCAGCCAGCTCCATCTCGCTGCCTATTGGACATCTGGGATGCATCTCCCTCTTGAGCTAG